The nucleotide window ACTGGCAACGATGCCCAACAAAGGAACAACAGGCCGGCCCCTGTTTGCTCAGCGCCAGCGGTCACCCACACCACTATCTTTCAGGATAGAAGTAGAACCAGATCACACGTAGAAATTGCTCGCCACATTCAGGTTCAGAGATGCAGAGTAGAGGGCAGTTGAAACGCCAATAAACTCTTGCCTGCCCTCTGATGAAGAGACGCTCGCTAATGATGACCAGTCGTGTCATTTTATTACCAACGCGTGTCCGTGATAGTTGAATTGAACTGAATGCAAAGCTGAAAGCCTGAAACATGCATGTTTCATCTCGAATCTTTTTTTTTCCTGATCGATCAACCTGCAAGCAGTCTCTGAAACATGTTTCTGCCCCTACTAGAACGTACAATCTTAGCCGTCAACAATTAGGTTTTGGCCAAACATGCGCTGTTTTATTTACACAAGCGTGTCACATATATGCTCTAAAGGCAGTAGATATACGCTTCTTCAGATAACATGAGATGCCATGGGCATATCTTCCTCTTCCTCTGAATGACCGAATGCATCAGCATTTTCAGCAACAAGAAGGTTTATAGATTAAGATTTAGCAACCACTGGTTTCCCACATTCAATCTTTGGATATCATGTTTCTGGGTACTTAATTTTAGATACAGATCAACCTAAACCTAACCAACAAATCAGATTGGCGTGCTTGACAGGACACAGGAGGCCACCCAGAAACCTGCAACGTTGCTACGTTGGCATTagctacaacaaaaaccttgATGCCACGCTTCCTTGGCAACAATTGGTGTGATAAATACAAAAGGTACATGAGAAGCTATCATGACAGGCTCGACGTGCCACTGTCCATGGCGTCCAAATTCAACTATTCATCTGAGTCGATCACTTCTTCGAAATCATAGAACGGATGGGCCTGCATATATAGGAAAACAAAGAAAGAAGATACTCCTAGTCAGTTGATTTGTTTCCCCCACTCCAGATTGATTGTTTTCCATATTAAGAAATAATAACTCCAAGTCTCACATCACAGAACCAAGTACTCCTGAGTATATTGTTGAGGATTGAGTCACATACCGCAGGTCGAGGCTTTACAGCTTCAAAGCTATGGAAAACAGGGGTAGCAAAATCAGGTGGATTAAGGACAATATATGCTCCACGATTGTTATGCCGCTCCTCTGAAGCCTATACAAGGTTCAGAAACAAAGAGTTAACACCATATTATCATCATAATATGCAAAGGATACAAAAAAAAAGGCAGAACTTATATATGAGTAAATCTCTTACAGAACTTGCAACAAAAAGCCAGGAAGGGATTCAATATCGAAGATGAACAGCAAAAAATTATCACCAGAAATTGTGGGTAGTCTGGTGCACTGAAGAGAGTAATTAGTTTCCCACATTCTACTTCGTGATCAATTGTATATCCATTATCCATTCCTAAGAGATCGTGTCGCTTGTCTCTTGCGTCTGGACCTTCATGTGACCTGATGATTAGCTTTGTTGAATGAAAAGATGAAGTAAGCATGTGAACTTAAAGCAAATACAGTTTTACCATGATGCTAACTTTCAAATATTATTATGGAGCATTAGAGCTAAATGCTCAACGGGCTGCGGGACAAAACATACCATTACCAACTGACCGAGTTCAAAGATAACCATTGATACTAAGTAAGCCATATCATTGAACACTAACACAAAAGAAATTAGAATCATGTAACTCACTTCAAGTATGTTAATAAGTAATATCTCACATTCACTGCATCAACATATTAGGTGACATCTATACCACACAACAATTTTCAAAAAGAGAAACGCTGGATGTTACTGCATGCTTGTCACCTGAAGCTACTAAGGAGTTTTATATAATCCTCAACTAACCACAGACTAGGCCGGGGGTATACACATACAAATCAACCTATAACGCCTTCTTTGTGGGCACCATCAGATTTGCAACATGAAATAGAATTTGGAAATAGTGAGCTCTCATACGTTGCAATTTTTTCATATGATTGATTGTTCTTAACAATTTGAAATATAACAGGAAGAGTAATAAACGAAACAAAATGAACCTTCAAATGATTTGTCCGCAGAAACTGTTGAGTGATATCTGGACCCCAAAGCAAACCGATGCCTCGTTCTTTATTCGGTGAAAGACCCATCTGCAAGGAAGGGTCAGACCAGAGCACATCCCCAgggatcaaatttgagccttcacAAGGAGGGTCAAGAACAGTTCTCCTTGCTTTCAATAACTCATCCAAGGATCCAAGTTTCATGGCTGTGACATCAACAGTAAAATCCGCCTTGTATTTGTGacccttctttcttttttttgatcTCTTTGATGGCACTACAATCGTTCCACGGAAGACACCTCCGTGTGCGGTGTACACGCTTCCTGCTATTATTGTCGCTAGAGGAAGGTCCTCAAAACATCTTAAAAACTTTCGATAAACTTGAGGGCCCTGATCTTTGTATTTAGTCATTACCTCCTTCTCGAAACCATATACTGACGTGCAGTATTTGGATTCGTGGTTTCCTCGGAGAAGGAACACACAATTCGGGAGTAGCACCTGAAAGAAAACAAGAACCAATAATTAGCAACCATTTATGTTGTTACCCTGTTTGATTGTTGAACTGAAAgtttttatagatcacttttagaATGCCAAAGGAGGACAAGCATGCTTGTGCGAGTTAACAGCCAACTGTCTAAATATATATCACATCATTGATATTTCAGCCGTTGAATGCTGAGGAAACGAGAACAGGTACTCCCAAAAATAAATAATGTGTGGATCAAGACTCATAATTCTATGTTGATTTCATTTAGTTGCATATTGTGCAAAATGAGCAAACTTATGACTGCTATTAAGTCCAATCCAAACAAAGGGGATACATCATTATTCGTTAGAGTCAGCACTGCCATGAAAATAACTCAGCTAGCTTGCATTACCTATGGAAAATCTATTAACTGTCTTGTTATCTATTGTTATATAAGTCCAATCCAAACAAAGGGGAGACATCATTATTCGTTAACTCAGCCAGTTTGCACTACCTATGGAAAATCTATTAACTGGCTTTGCTATCAATCAATCTACGTCCATAAATCTAGCagattcaacaaaacaaaaatggAATCCAAATATGATTGTGTGAGTTAATAACAGTCAAATGTCTAAATATATATCACATCATTGATATTTCAGCCATTGAATGCTGAGGAAATGAGAACAAATACTCCCAAAAATAAATAATGTGTGGATCAAGACTCATAATTCTATGTTGATATCATTTAGTTGCATATTGTGCAAAATGAGCAAACTTATAACTGCTATTAAGTCCAATCCAAACAAAGGGGAGACATCATTATTCGTTAGAGTCAGTACTGCCATGAAAACAACTCAGCTAGCTTGCATTACCTATGGAAAATCTATTACCGGTCTTATCTATTGTTATATATAAGTCCAATCCAACCAAAGGGGAGACATCATTATTAGTTAACTGAGCCAGTTTGCACTACCTATGGAAAATCTATTAACTGCCTAGCTATGTATCAATCTATGCCCATAAATCTAGCAGATCCAACAAAACAAAATGGAATCAAAACACGCATGAAGCTTAACAACGAGTTGGAGGATCCGCAGCAGAATTCACCTTCCACGCGAGTAGCAGCAGGAAGGTCTCGAGGCCCCAGGCGCCGCGGTCGACGTAGTCGCCGTTGAAGACGAAGATGCGGTCCTCGGACGGGAACCCGGCGTCGCGGAGCAGGAAGATGACGTCGTGGAGCTGGCCGTGGACatccccgacgacgatgacggCCTGGCCGGGGCGCGGGTCGACGCGGACGAGGTTGGGCTCGCGGTGcaagatggcggcggcggccaggacCAGGCGCTGGACCAGCGCGGCCGGGAGCACCTCCGGGAGGCGGTCCGCGGGGAGGTGCCGTGAGCACCAGTCCAGCGTGGACGCAAGCCCCGCCACCCAGTCCCGCGTCAGCGCGCCGCCCTCGGGCCACTTGACCACCGGCGGGGCCGGTGTCGGGTCCGGGGAGGgatccgtcgccgccgccgcggcggcgatggcgatggcATCGCCATCGCGCTGCGACATGGCATGGGCTAGGCTGCTAGTACCCTCCGTGTAGTCACTGCATGAAGCACATGTACCTAAAAAATACAAGGTCAGATAGAGCATGCTACATGCATAGTACATGAGAAATAAGGAAGGTTATCATAGAGTTACCTAGGACTGGAACCCTCTGCTGGGAAGGACCAGAACGTCCTCCAGATCCTACGactggaggtggtggaggaggaggtggaggcacaCCCTGGTGGACGTCAACAACTACGTCTGTGGTCTGGCGGCATGATGCCCGGCGAACTCCCGCCAAGCAACGTTGCCCCAGTCGTCGAAGGGCGGCAACCAACTCAAGCCTACCAACCGTTGGCGGGGTCTGCTCGAACCTCTGGGCATACGAAAGCAGCTCGTTGCCCACGTCACTACAGATATCTGTCTGCAGGCCAGGCATGTATTGTCTCATGTATTACCCTTCCTTTGCAAAGTAGGGATAGACAACGTAGTTAAGAAATTTGCTTACCAGCGCATGGAAAGCAGCTGGTGGCTCCATCACGAACGTGTCGGTGATCTCGGCCTCGTGCGGCGCGGCCTCTACCGGCACGGGGAAGCAACGGACGCGTGTGGCTCCGTGGAACCAACGCAAGTACTCTCGGTACGTGCCCTCGTCGAATGGCCCACCAAGGTCGTGCACGTCAGCGGCAGCCTGTGCCCAGGCGTTGACCCAAAGCACCATCCTATCCACCCACGATTGCTCGAACGCTATACCTTGACCTTTCCTTGAATACCTACAATACAATTAATAATAAATAACACTATGACAACATATAGAGGAACAGTTAATGGAACAAGACTTACTCGTGGGACCCGTCAAACTCAAGTCGGGGAAGGGGAAAGACCTGCGCACGGCCAAACTGACGTGCCACCCGCTCTGGACAATATGGCTCGACAAAGATGTCGAACACCAATCGTTTCCTCGTGCACCACAGCTCCTGGTCTCGGTAGCACAACTCCGACAAGCCACGCGGAGCACGGGCATGTATGTCAGCTGCTGTGTACGGGGTCCACCGAACCCTGTCAGCTGTGAGCTGGTCCAATGCAGCGACGTACGCATTGTACGTGCCTCTACCCGTGCCTGTTGCCCACCTAGGCTGCAAAGAGCAACAAATTTGATGAAAATTAAAAGCATATAGTCACATGCATGAACAAatagatgaagatgatgtacttACGTCACGGGACAACCAGAGTGTGCCCATCGTTGGGGCATCGAGCTCGTCGGCCTCACCAAACAGGTCGAAAACGTACACCTCGTCGGCGTACGGCTCGTACGACGACAGGGTCGGCCTACCGATGTCGAACCGCTCGAACGACCACAACATCAGCAACAACGGACAACCAGCCAACGTACCTGTCGAAGTCCTCCGAGTGCAAGCGTCACACAAAGCCCGATACGTAGCTGCAAGCACTGCAGAACCCCAACTGTACTGGGGAATCGCCTCAAGTGGTGCGTACGCTATCTGCGCCGCGTAGTGGACGAAGTGCCTGTCGACGGTGTCGTGGTGGGAACTGGTGAAGAGTACCCAACCAAACAACCAAAGCAGGTACGCCTCCAAGTGTCGTAGCACCCTCCAGTCGTCCTCGTCGTCCGTGAGCCTCTCCGCACGGAACTGAGACAACCAAGCCTTTGGAGGCCCGTGGCGGTCATGGAAGCCTAACTGCTCAGGCTCTCCCTCCGCCGGCTGCAACACACCGTCGAAACGGTGCAGGAGTTGCTCGTCCCAGTCCGCCGGCACGACAACTGGGCCGATCGGGGTACCGTCGAGAGGTAGACCGAAGAGCATGGCGACGTCCTGTAGAGTGACGGTCATCTCACCTACAGGGAGGTGGAACGTGTGCGTCTCCGGTCTCCAGCGGTCCACCCAAGCAGAGAGGAGTGCACGGTCCACTGGAAAACGCGCACTCCTATGCCTGTGTCGCTCAACCAGGCGTGCAAACGGAAGCAGACCAGCAGCACGTAGACTGTAATGGGAACAAAATTATAGATTAAATAATTGTAACAAGTACAACTGTAACATACAAGGTACGAATTAAACAAACCGTGGAACCCAGCGGTGGTCAAGTAACCACAACTTGTCGTGGGTACGAAGACGTAGGGCTGCGAGAAGCTGCCCGTCCTGCAAGTTGGAGCGGTGCCTCTGGTCAACAACAGGGTCGATAAGCTCCATGCCGGCCATCCTACAAAAACAAAGATTTTTTTGAAAATACAAATACATATTAACAAGTACATTCAAAAGGCATAATAGTCGAAACTTAAATATTACACAATACAATAAAGGTCCCAACATAGAATAATACATAAAATATTACATGCCCAAACTAAAAAATTACACATGAGAGTCCCAAACCAAAGACTTGGCCTTTGCAGACTACAAATTCGACGAGTGACCCATTGCGAGGAGAGCATTTTGACCAAGAGTCAGTACCAACACGCCAAAAGAAGTTGGAGGACTGAGTGGAGACAATGATATGTGAGTTGGGAGATGCTAGAGGACCAGTGAGGGTAGCACCATAGTAGTAGAGCTCAATGTTATTCAACAACTGGCAGTGGTGGAGATGAAACCTCAATACCAGTGAATACGTCAAAAAGAAAACAtgtttgttgttggagaagatcacATGGCCAAAGGAAGCACCCCTAAATGCAAACTTATGCAAAGCACTTGGTGGACTGGTTATTTTCGTAATCGCTAGAAAGCATAGGAATCTGAGAGCAAAGTAATGTATCTTCTTGGCTGGCTTAGATCAATGACGTAACATGGGCGTTTGGATACAGAGGTGTTTCTGGCAACATTTGGAAAAGGGCGAGGGGAGCAGAAAGAGACATTAGGGTTGAGGAGGAGAGGCGGAAAGAGTGTGTACAAGGTAGATTTGCATGGGTAAGATGAGAAGGCAGAGCGCCAGGGGTGGCAGGTGGCTGCAAAGGCAAGAAGGTCAGGGAAGGACCCCAACAATTCAACAATGGAGTGCAGCAGGCCATCTGGGAGGCCTGCCCAATCTCGAAGCTTGGACATAACTTGCAGGCGAAAGCAACTTCTCTGTGTCAAATTTGAACCCCAAGCAAACACATTAGCGGATTGAACTTGATGGAGTGAAGAGAATAAAGCTGGTACTTTATAGGAAAAATGGCTAGCGCATATCGTTTCTTAAAATGTCAATCCTAAGCACAAGAATGCAGCTGAACAGAACATGCAAAATAATACTGGTCACAAAAATAAACATGTGATTCTTGTTGTGTAAAACCATGGTTGGATTACATGGATAATGCTGGGGTTTTGCTATGATAATGCAGTAATGCTTAGGAGTGTGTCTAGCCTTCTTGCAGTATAAAGTCTTAGTATGTCGCTTCGATCAATAATTTCAAAGAGCCAGACCAGTATAATAACTTAACACGATTTATAGTATTTTATCATCACAGTTATCATATGAGCCTATTCGATTACAGAAAAATAGCAAAAGCATTGCTTTCCTACAATTTAATAATGGATAAAAAGGTAAGCTAACACGATAAAAAACTGTTTACtctgatgggataagtctctgtgttggcCGGTCTTTGTGGAGCTGCAgcatatggtccttgtggctgcatggtggTCTTGTTGTCCATAAAGGACAGCATCCTTGACTgactaggacagcatcttagcatctagaacAGCATCTTTGACtggctaggacagcatcttagcatctaggacaacatcctTAACaggctaggacagcatcttagcatttAGGACAACATCTGTTTTAGGACAGCATGTTAGcatctagcatcttggcatatgcttggctggctagcagcctataaatatgtatccccaacccctcaggttggtatgacatttgtgtgagaaataaaccagaaaattgccccaactcctagtgtcatcctctttcgatgagagtaagaattctgctactaccaagagtaagaattcagtgactaacaagtggtatcagagccgtactatcctgtagtctgagcatctcctgctcatctcccttcccagcctcgcaacagccccagctgggagcagcagcagctccggccgctcctgctcactcctctccctctacGCGCTCGTCTGAAGCaaccctctccccacgcagcagccccccggtagcacgTCATGTCCGCAGGACAGTCTCAGcactcggtcgcctcgagcacgcgacgtcggcaggaggccgaacttgccgcggcagaggaacgcgagcgagcggcggcagagaccgctgcagcGGCAGCAAGGGCGTCGAAGCTGGCAGCgacggagctggcagcagccagagcggcggtggatgcagcgcgtgcggcggcagcagagGACGAGGTTCTGCGCGGCAACATCAGTAGCTCCATTTCTGCTGACGACAGcaccgacgcggacctcgagctgctggggagggaggcagcgcgagcgcgggcggcgcggtGGGCAGccacgcacgcccacgagcgcggcggcagcccagacaggcacagacgcgccggcggcgctcctggaggaggcgcgcacggcaacggtggcggacgggtcgatggagagcgcggccttcacaggcagcgtggctctctctccccggatcggtaccgtggttaccacgggctccaggctgttgtcagggacatcggccccggcggtgggtggcctaccctcactaagaccaactacgtcgagtgggctgcggtgatgagggtaaagctccaggtacggcacatgtgggaggcagtccggtacggcgacgtcgactacgaccaggatcgacgggcgctggatgccctcatcgctgcagtcccgtccgagatgcagttctcggttaccaacaagcggactgccaaggaggcttgggacgccatcgctgcggcacgcatcggcagcgaccgcgtccgcaaatccacactgcaggcactgcgcaaggagtgggagaacctggccttcaagccaggtgaggatgttgatgactttgctctccgtctcaacactctgttgcagaagatggtgcagttcggcgatgacacctacgacgaggagagagctgtcgaaaactCTTCCGCtacgtccccgagaagtacaagcagatggctcgctcgatcgagtctctgctggatctctccacgatgtcgatcgaggaggcgatagatcgcctcaaggtcgtcgacagcgatgagccacaatctctctcggggcccatcaccactggcgggaagctccttctcactcgggagcagtgggttGCCTGCCAAGGtaaccggaagaagggggagccttcttccgcgacaggcggccgcaagcgtggcaagccgcgcaaggcgcaCAGAGACACCCAGGCCGgagcgcgaggacgtgccgagggtgatgcccacggaggcgcccagggcggcggcgTCGGCAAGCACAAACtggcacgagacgacacctgccgcaactgcggccagcttggccattgggccaaggactgtcgacagccacgacgcggccaggcccatgtCGCACAAGCGAAGGAGGAGCcgactctgttcatggcacatgcaagcatcgagctacatccagcggcaccggccgcagcggctctcctccacctcgacgagcaaaaagcacacgccctcctcagcGACGGCTCCGGCaatgacaagactgacgggtggtgcctcgacaccggcgccacccatcacatgaccggtcgacgggagttcttcaccgagcttga belongs to Miscanthus floridulus cultivar M001 chromosome 4, ASM1932011v1, whole genome shotgun sequence and includes:
- the LOC136550547 gene encoding serine/threonine-protein phosphatase 7 long form homolog isoform X1; its protein translation is MAGMELIDPVVDQRHRSNLQDGQLLAALRLRTHDKLWLLDHRWVPRLRAAGLLPFARLVERHRHRSARFPVDRALLSAWVDRWRPETHTFHLPVGEMTVTLQDVAMLFGLPLDGTPIGPVVVPADWDEQLLHRFDGVLQPAEGEPEQLGFHDRHGPPKAWLSQFRAERLTDDEDDWRVLRHLEAYLLWLFGWVLFTSSHHDTVDRHFVHYAAQIAYAPLEAIPQYSWGSAVLAATYRALCDACTRRTSTGTLAGCPLLLMLWSFERFDIGRPTLSSYEPYADEVYVFDLFGEADELDAPTMGTLWLSRDPRWATGTGRGTYNAYVAALDQLTADRVRWTPYTAADIHARAPRGLSELCYRDQELWCTRKRLVFDIFVEPYCPERVARQFGRAQVFPLPRLEFDGSHEYSRKGQGIAFEQSWVDRMVLWVNAWAQAAADVHDLGGPFDEGTYREYLRWFHGATRVRCFPVPVEAAPHEAEITDTFVMEPPAAFHALTDICSDVGNELLSYAQRFEQTPPTVGRLELVAALRRLGQRCLAGVRRASCRQTTDVVVDVHQGVPPPPPPPPPVVGSGGRSGPSQQRVPVLGTCASCSDYTEGTSSLAHAMSQRDGDAIAIAAAAAATDPSPDPTPAPPVVKWPEGGALTRDWVAGLASTLDWCSRHLPADRLPEVLPAALVQRLVLAAAAILHREPNLVRVDPRPGQAVIVVGDVHGQLHDVIFLLRDAGFPSEDRIFVFNGDYVDRGAWGLETFLLLLAWKVLLPNCVFLLRGNHESKYCTSVYGFEKEVMTKYKDQGPQVYRKFLRCFEDLPLATIIAGSVYTAHGGVFRGTIVVPSKRSKKRKKGHKYKADFTVDVTAMKLGSLDELLKARRTVLDPPCEGSNLIPGDVLWSDPSLQMGLSPNKERGIGLLWGPDITQQFLRTNHLKLIIRSHEGPDARDKRHDLLGMDNGYTIDHEVECGKLITLFSAPDYPQFLASEERHNNRGAYIVLNPPDFATPVFHSFEAVKPRPAAHPFYDFEEVIDSDE
- the LOC136550547 gene encoding serine/threonine-protein phosphatase 7 long form homolog isoform X2; translated protein: MAGMELIDPVVDQRHRSNLQDGQLLAALRLRTHDKLWLLDHRWVPRLRAAGLLPFARLVERHRHRSARFPVDRALLSAWVDRWRPETHTFHLPVGEMTVTLQDVAMLFGLPLDGTPIGPVVVPADWDEQLLHRFDGVLQPAEGEPEQLGFHDRHGPPKAWLSQFRAERLTDDEDDWRVLRHLEAYLLWLFGWVLFTSSHHDTVDRHFVHYAAQIAYAPLEAIPQYSWGSAVLAATYRALCDACTRRTSTGTLAGCPLLLMLWSFERFDIGRPTLSSYEPYADEVYVFDLFGEADELDAPTMGTLWLSRDPRWATGTGRGTYNAYVAALDQLTADRVRWTPYTAADIHARAPRGLSELCYRDQELWCTRKRLVFDIFVEPYCPERVARQFGRAQVFPLPRLEFDGSHEYSRKGQGIAFEQSWVDRMVLWVNAWAQAAADVHDLGGPFDEGTYREYLRWFHGATRVRCFPVPVEAAPHEAEITDTFVMEPPAAFHALTDICSDVGNELLSYAQRFEQTPPTVGRLELVAALRRLGQRCLAGVRRASCRQTTDVVVDVHQGVPPPPPPPPPVVGSGGRSGPSQQRVPVLGTCASCSDYTEGTSSLAHAMSQRDGDAIAIAAAAAATDPSPDPTPAPPVVKWPEGGALTRDWVAGLASTLDWCSRHLPADRLPEVLPAALVQRLVLAAAAILHREPNLVRVDPRPGQAVIVVGDVHGQLHDVIFLLRDAGFPSEDRIFVFNGDYVDRGAWGLETFLLLLAWKVLLPNCVFLLRGNHESKYCTSVYGFEKEVMTKYKDQGPQVYRKFLRCFEDLPLATIIAGSVYTAHGGVFRGTIVVPSKRSKKRKKGHKYKADFTVDVTAMKLGSLDELLKARRTVLDPPCEGSNLIPGDVLWSDPSLQMGLSPNKERGIGLLWGPDITQQFLRTNHLKLIIRSHEGPDARDKRHDLLGMDNGYTIDHEVECGKLITLFSAPDYPQFLVIIFCCSSSILNPFLAFCCKLQRSGITIVEHILSLIHLILLPLFSIALKL
- the LOC136550547 gene encoding serine/threonine-protein phosphatase 7 long form homolog isoform X3; its protein translation is MAGMELIDPVVDQRHRSNLQDGQLLAALRLRTHDKLWLLDHRWVPRLRAAGLLPFARLVERHRHRSARFPVDRALLSAWVDRWRPETHTFHLPVGEMTVTLQDVAMLFGLPLDGTPIGPVVVPADWDEQLLHRFDGVLQPAEGEPEQLGFHDRHGPPKAWLSQFRAERLTDDEDDWRVLRHLEAYLLWLFGWVLFTSSHHDTVDRHFVHYAAQIAYAPLEAIPQYSWGSAVLAATYRALCDACTRRTSTGTLAGCPLLLMLWSFERFDIGRPTLSSYEPYADEVYVFDLFGEADELDAPTMGTLWLSRDPRWATGTGRGTYNAYVAALDQLTADRVRWTPYTAADIHARAPRGLSELCYRDQELWCTRKRLVFDIFVEPYCPERVARQFGRAQVFPLPRLEFDGSHEYSRKGQGIAFEQSWVDRMVLWVNAWAQAAADVHDLGGPFDEGTYREYLRWFHGATRVRCFPVPVEAAPHEAEITDTFVMEPPAAFHALTDICSDVGNELLSYAQRFEQTPPTVGRLELVAALRRLGQRCLAGVRRASCRQTTDVVVDVHQGVPPPPPPPPPVVGSGGRSGPSQQRVPVLGTCASCSDYTEGTSSLAHAMSQRDGDAIAIAAAAAATDPSPDPTPAPPVVKWPEGGALTRDWVAGLASTLDWCSRHLPADRLPEVLPAALVQRLVLAAAAILHREPNLVRVDPRPGQAVIVVGDVHGQLHDVIFLLRDAGFPSEDRIFVFNGDYVDRGAWGLETFLLLLAWKVLLPNCVFLLRGNHESKYCTSVYGFEKEVMTKYKDQGPQVYRKFLRCFEDLPLATIIAGSVYTAHGGVFRGTIVVPSKRSKKRKKGHKYKADFTVDVTAMKLGSLDELLKARRTVLDPPCEGSNLIPGDVLWSDPSLQMGLSPNKERGIGLLWGPDITQQFLRTNHLKVT